A stretch of the Sorangium aterium genome encodes the following:
- a CDS encoding aldo/keto reductase, which yields MREPSETGVADGGHRGVLGAVATTAAAVAVGVAGRPSPAAPAAAGGPARTLGRTGAQVEPVSLGGEGILRTTGRHREAVPVILEALRLGVRYCDTAPAYQQSQDYYGEAFRAAGPKAREQVFLASKTHARDRDGALRLLDDSLRRLGTDHLDLWQLHDLREIEELDAIFGKRGAIEAVEQARADGRVRHVGITGHHDPRILLEAMRRYPVDTVLCAVNPADPARRPFLTTVVEEARRRGVGVIGMKIMAAGRLLQDRAASASELIHYAASHADTVIIGCSSIAEVRENLGARSLSFPMPPAERAALEARVAPRAGRYDTFKAG from the coding sequence ATGCGCGAGCCGAGCGAGACGGGAGTTGCCGACGGCGGCCATCGTGGCGTGCTGGGAGCGGTCGCCACGACCGCAGCGGCCGTGGCGGTCGGGGTAGCCGGCCGCCCGTCGCCGGCGGCGCCTGCGGCCGCCGGGGGGCCGGCCCGCACGCTCGGGCGGACCGGCGCGCAGGTGGAGCCGGTGTCGCTCGGGGGCGAGGGGATCCTCCGCACGACGGGCCGTCACCGCGAGGCGGTGCCCGTGATCCTGGAGGCCCTGCGCCTCGGGGTCAGGTACTGCGACACCGCGCCTGCATACCAGCAGAGCCAGGACTACTACGGTGAGGCCTTCCGCGCCGCCGGCCCGAAGGCGCGCGAGCAGGTCTTCCTCGCCTCCAAGACCCATGCGCGCGATCGCGACGGCGCGCTGCGGCTGCTCGACGACAGCCTGCGTCGGCTCGGGACAGACCACCTCGATTTATGGCAGCTGCACGATCTGCGGGAGATCGAGGAGCTCGACGCCATCTTCGGCAAGCGGGGCGCCATCGAGGCCGTGGAGCAGGCCAGGGCGGACGGCCGCGTGCGCCACGTCGGGATCACCGGCCACCACGACCCGCGGATCCTCCTGGAGGCGATGCGGCGGTATCCTGTGGACACCGTGCTCTGCGCGGTAAACCCCGCAGATCCGGCGCGGCGACCGTTCCTGACGACCGTTGTCGAGGAGGCGCGGCGGCGCGGAGTCGGCGTCATCGGCATGAAGATCATGGCCGCGGGCCGCCTGCTCCAGGATCGCGCCGCGAGCGCGAGCGAGCTCATCCACTACGCGGCGAGCCACGCCGACACGGTGATCATCGGCTGCTCGTCGATCGCCGAGGTGCGCGAGAACCTGGGCGCGCGATCCCTCTCCTTCCCGATGCCGCCCGCGGAGCGCGCAGCGCTGGAGGCGCGCGTCGCGCCGCGCGCCGGCCGTTACGACACGTTCAAGGCCGGTTGA
- a CDS encoding methionine ABC transporter ATP-binding protein has product MIELRDVSKVYRHGGREVTALEGVSLRVAPGEVFGVLGHSGAGKSTLIRCVNLLERPTAGEVKVEGRDMLALGPRELRQARQGIGMIFQHFNLFSAQTVAENIAYPLAIAGWPPGRIRERVDELLSLVDLSDKAWAYPAQLSGGQKQRVGIARALAPRPRVLLSDEATSALDPETTRAVLGLLRDINRQLGLTILLITHQTEVLKEICRSAAVLERGRVVEQGKVIDLLALPGARLSALCYPPFTAGSWSVRPGGRPGGRLVCLSLAGDAAAQPVFAVLARRFGVDATLLEGTVERVGGVPVGRLLVELTGAPDALEQALSHLREQRCLSEAVAHA; this is encoded by the coding sequence GTGATCGAGCTGCGTGACGTCAGCAAGGTGTACCGGCACGGCGGGCGCGAGGTGACGGCGCTGGAGGGCGTCTCCTTGCGCGTGGCCCCGGGCGAGGTGTTCGGGGTGCTGGGGCACAGCGGCGCGGGCAAATCCACCCTCATCCGCTGCGTCAACCTGCTTGAGCGGCCCACCGCGGGCGAGGTGAAGGTCGAGGGACGGGACATGCTGGCGCTCGGCCCGCGGGAGCTCCGGCAGGCCCGCCAGGGCATCGGCATGATCTTCCAGCACTTCAATCTCTTCTCTGCGCAAACCGTGGCGGAGAACATCGCCTATCCGCTGGCCATCGCGGGCTGGCCGCCGGGACGCATCCGCGAGCGGGTGGATGAGCTCCTCTCGCTTGTCGACCTCTCGGACAAGGCGTGGGCCTACCCGGCCCAGCTGTCCGGCGGCCAGAAGCAGCGGGTGGGGATCGCCCGGGCGCTCGCGCCGCGGCCGCGCGTGCTGCTGTCCGACGAGGCCACCTCCGCGCTCGACCCGGAGACGACACGCGCGGTGCTCGGCCTGCTGCGGGACATCAACCGGCAGCTGGGGCTCACCATCCTGCTCATCACCCACCAGACGGAGGTGCTCAAGGAGATCTGCCGCTCGGCGGCCGTGCTGGAGCGTGGCCGCGTGGTCGAGCAAGGCAAGGTCATCGACCTGCTCGCGCTCCCCGGCGCACGCTTGAGCGCGCTGTGTTATCCGCCGTTCACCGCGGGCAGCTGGTCTGTCCGCCCCGGAGGCCGCCCCGGAGGCCGCCTCGTCTGCCTGTCCCTCGCCGGGGACGCTGCCGCTCAGCCGGTATTCGCCGTGCTGGCGCGCCGCTTCGGCGTGGACGCCACCCTGCTCGAAGGCACGGTGGAGCGGGTTGGAGGCGTCCCGGTGGGCCGGCTCTTGGTCGAGCTCACCGGCGCCCCCGACGCGCTGGAGCAGGCGCTGAGCCACCTGCGCGAGCAGCGTTGTCTGTCGGAGGCCGTCGCCCATGCCTAG
- a CDS encoding methionine ABC transporter permease produces MPSELVASLWIATVETLYMASVSAILVVLAGLPLGVLLVITDRGGLWERPLVNRSLGTLVNVGRSVPFIILMVAIVPLTRLLVGTTIGTTAAIVPLVVAAIPFMGRVVEQSLREVDPGLLEAAVAMGSTHRQVILRVLLPEALPSLVRGTALMVISVLGYSAMAGAVGGGGLGDLAVKYGYMRFRTDVMLGCLVVLLVLVQGVQLLGDRLASRLDRTSPRGAGARD; encoded by the coding sequence ATGCCTAGCGAGCTCGTGGCGTCGCTGTGGATAGCCACCGTCGAGACGCTCTACATGGCGTCGGTCTCCGCGATCCTGGTCGTGCTCGCCGGGCTCCCGCTCGGCGTGCTGCTGGTGATCACCGACCGCGGCGGGCTCTGGGAGCGGCCGCTGGTCAACCGCTCGCTCGGCACGCTCGTGAACGTGGGGCGCTCCGTGCCGTTCATCATCCTCATGGTGGCCATCGTGCCGCTCACCCGGCTCCTCGTCGGCACCACCATCGGCACCACGGCCGCCATCGTGCCGCTGGTCGTCGCTGCGATCCCGTTCATGGGGCGCGTCGTGGAGCAGAGCTTGCGGGAGGTCGACCCCGGGCTCCTGGAGGCGGCGGTGGCGATGGGCTCCACCCACCGGCAGGTGATCCTCCGGGTGCTCCTGCCCGAGGCGCTGCCGTCCCTCGTGCGCGGCACGGCGCTCATGGTGATCAGCGTGCTCGGATACAGCGCCATGGCGGGCGCCGTGGGCGGCGGCGGCCTCGGCGACCTGGCGGTGAAATACGGTTACATGCGCTTTCGCACGGATGTGATGCTGGGCTGTCTCGTCGTGCTCCTCGTGCTGGTGCAAGGCGTCCAGCTGCTCGGGGACCGCCTCGCCTCCCGGCTCGACCGCACGAGCCCCCGGGGCGCCGGCGCCCGCGATTGA